Proteins co-encoded in one Streptococcus pyogenes genomic window:
- the mutM gene encoding DNA-formamidopyrimidine glycosylase gives MPELPEVETVRRGLETLVLGQEIVAVTLKVPKMVKTDLETFALTLPGQIIQSVGRRGKYLLIDLGQLVLVSHLRMEGKYLLFPDEVPDNKHFHVFFELKNGSTLVYQDVRKFGTFDLIAKSQLSAFFAKRKLGPEPKKETFKLKTFEAALLSSQKPIKPHLLDQTLVAGLGNIYVDEVLWAAKVHPETASSRLNKAEIKRLHDETIRILALGIEKGGSTVRTYRNALGADGTMQDYLQVYGQTGKPCPRCGQAIVKLKVGGRGTHICPKCQKKRL, from the coding sequence ATGCCAGAATTACCAGAAGTTGAAACGGTCCGACGAGGACTTGAGACTTTAGTGCTTGGCCAAGAAATTGTGGCTGTTACGCTTAAAGTGCCAAAAATGGTTAAAACCGACTTAGAGACGTTTGCCCTGACCCTACCTGGTCAAATCATTCAGTCAGTTGGCCGTCGGGGAAAATATTTATTAATTGATTTGGGGCAATTAGTGTTGGTATCACATTTGCGGATGGAAGGCAAATATTTGCTTTTTCCAGATGAGGTCCCTGATAACAAACACTTTCATGTCTTTTTTGAATTGAAAAATGGTTCGACCTTGGTTTACCAAGATGTGCGTAAATTTGGAACCTTTGATTTGATAGCAAAATCTCAATTATCAGCGTTTTTTGCCAAACGAAAACTAGGCCCTGAACCAAAGAAAGAGACCTTTAAGTTAAAAACCTTTGAGGCTGCTCTGCTATCCTCCCAAAAACCCATAAAACCACATCTTTTAGACCAGACCTTGGTTGCTGGTTTAGGGAATATTTATGTGGACGAGGTACTTTGGGCTGCTAAGGTTCATCCAGAAACTGCGTCTTCTAGGTTGAATAAGGCGGAGATAAAACGGCTGCATGATGAAACCATACGAATCCTAGCTTTAGGAATTGAAAAGGGCGGTTCGACCGTCCGTACTTACCGTAATGCTTTGGGAGCTGATGGCACCATGCAGGACTATTTGCAGGTTTATGGTCAAACTGGGAAACCGTGTCCTCGTTGTGGACAGGCTATTGTCAAATTAAAAGTTGGAGGAAGGGGGACGCACATTTGTCCAAAATGCCAGAAAAAAAGACTATGA
- the shp2 gene encoding peptide pheromone SHP2, with protein sequence MKKVNKALLFTLIMDILIIVGG encoded by the coding sequence ATGAAAAAAGTTAATAAAGCTTTGCTTTTTACATTGATCATGGATATCCTGATTATCGTTGGTGGATAA
- a CDS encoding class IIb bacteriocin, lactobin A/cerein 7B family: protein MTTMKELTINDMSSISGGNAPGDAVIGGLGGLASGLKFCKLPHPVLTGGCVVGFTVGGAYLGYTAN, encoded by the coding sequence ATGACAACAATGAAGGAATTAACAATTAATGACATGTCTAGTATAAGTGGAGGAAACGCTCCAGGAGATGCTGTAATTGGTGGTCTTGGAGGCTTAGCTTCTGGATTGAAATTTTGTAAACTGCCACATCCAGTATTGACAGGTGGATGTGTTGTAGGATTTACAGTTGGTGGAGCATATTTGGGATATACAGCAAATTAA
- the stcA gene encoding quorum-sensing system protein StcA: MTKKQFYLILAISILCFILAVSPKPPILKHTIERKRTAMTIGHSKQNPHKKEALKHKKNKNKALFLPSGDSAIKSVISMTVRLLLDDQS; this comes from the coding sequence ATGACCAAAAAACAGTTTTATCTTATCTTAGCTATTAGCATACTGTGTTTTATTCTTGCCGTCAGCCCTAAACCACCAATTCTTAAACACACTATTGAAAGGAAAAGGACTGCGATGACCATAGGCCACTCAAAACAAAACCCTCACAAAAAAGAAGCCCTTAAACACAAAAAAAACAAAAATAAGGCTCTTTTTCTTCCAAGTGGGGACAGCGCTATCAAATCTGTTATTAGCATGACAGTTAGACTCCTGTTAGATGACCAATCTTAG
- the rgg2 gene encoding quorum-sensing system transcriptional regulator Rgg2, with protein MEKELGKTLRRLRKGKQVSISFLADEYLSKSQISRFERGESEITCSRLLNLLDKLNITIDEFVSAHSKTHTHFFTLLSQARKCYAEKNVVKLTKLLKDYAHKDYERTMIKAILFSIDSSIAPSQEELTRLTDYLFKVEQWGYYEIILLGNCSRFMNYNTLFLLTKEMVASFAYSEQNKTNKMLVTQLSINCLIISIDHSCFEHSRYLINKIDLLLRDELNFYEKTVFLYVHGYYKLKQEEMSGEEDMRQALQIFKYLGEDSLYYSYKEHYRQIVLGGKGDEDWSEADL; from the coding sequence ATGGAAAAAGAACTCGGAAAAACCTTAAGGCGATTACGTAAGGGTAAGCAGGTTAGCATTTCTTTTTTAGCAGATGAATACCTGTCCAAGTCACAAATTTCAAGATTTGAACGAGGGGAATCAGAAATCACCTGCAGTCGCTTGCTTAATCTTTTGGATAAACTGAATATTACGATTGACGAATTTGTTTCGGCTCATTCCAAGACGCATACGCATTTTTTCACGCTCTTAAGTCAGGCGAGAAAATGTTATGCTGAGAAAAACGTGGTTAAATTGACCAAACTGTTGAAGGATTATGCCCATAAAGATTATGAACGAACGATGATTAAAGCTATTCTTTTTTCTATTGACTCCTCAATTGCACCTAGTCAAGAAGAATTGACTCGCCTCACAGATTATTTATTTAAAGTGGAACAGTGGGGATATTATGAAATCATTCTTCTGGGGAATTGCTCGCGCTTCATGAATTACAATACCCTATTTTTATTGACTAAGGAAATGGTAGCATCTTTTGCTTATTCGGAACAAAATAAAACCAATAAAATGTTAGTGACTCAGTTATCCATTAATTGTCTCATTATCAGTATTGACCATTCTTGCTTTGAACATAGTCGCTATTTGATTAACAAAATTGATCTTTTGCTGCGAGACGAGCTCAATTTTTATGAAAAGACTGTTTTCTTATATGTGCATGGGTATTATAAATTAAAGCAGGAAGAAATGTCTGGAGAAGAGGACATGCGGCAGGCCTTGCAGATTTTTAAGTATCTTGGAGAGGACTCATTGTATTATAGTTATAAGGAACATTACCGTCAAATAGTGCTGGGAGGTAAGGGGGATGAGGACTGGTCTGAGGCAGATTTATGA